DNA from Thermodesulfobacteriota bacterium:
ACCGCCATGAATGACCTGGCCTCCGCCGGCGAGATTCGGCCCGCCACCCTGGCCACTTACCACGAATGGGTGCGGGGGGACATGCTCAAGCGGGGCAAGCGGGAGGCGTATCTGCGGGAGATCCTGGGCGCCATCGTGCATCGCTACGGCACCCAGGTCTCCTGGAACGCCCTCGCCCAGGACCTGTCCATCGACCACCCCCGCACCGTCGCCGATTACGTGGAAGCCCTGGCCACGATGGACGCCGTCTTCATCCAGCCCGCCATCCTGGAAGACAAGCTGGTGGCAGCGCCGAAGAAGCCGAAGAAGATCGTCTTCACCGACCCGTTCATCTTCCACGCCATCCGCACCTGGCTGACCCCGACCCTCGCGCCGTACCACGACCAGATCCTGCCCGCTGGCGCCGATCCCCACTGGTGCGGGCGCCTTGCTGAGGCCTGTGTGGCCACCCACCTGCGCCGCTCGTTCCCGACTTATCACCTCAAGGCGGAAGGCGAGGTGGACATGGCGGTGGTGCGAGATGGACGGCTGTGCCCCATCGAGGTCAAATGGACCGGCCAGATACGGCCCAAAGATCTCAGACAGATCCGCAAATACCCGAACGGCGTCATCTGGGGTCGGGTTTTGCAACGCCGGGACCTCCAGGGCACCCCGGTGCTGCCGCTGCCCCTGGCCCTGGCCCGGCTGGGCTGAAGGACCGGCGGCCGGCGGCTCCTCCACCGCCTGCCCCGGGACCGCGGCAGCCGACCGCCTCGCCCCTGCCCTGCCCGGCCGGATTCCGGGATTCCGAACAATTCCATTGGGATCTCCGGAGTCCCGCCGCCGCCCGCCAGGGCGCGGACGGCGAGGCCCCTCCATCCACCCCTTTGAAATAGCATGACTTTTCCGCAGGGGCCTGGTTACGGCCGGGGCATGGCACAGCGCGTGCAAGGCCCAACCGTATCCACCCCGGCGCTGGCCGCCGGCGCGACCACCTCTGTCTTGGCAACCAGGAGCACACCGATGCGGAAGAAAAGCACCCTTGCAGCTGTCGCGGTCTGCGGCGCCCTCCTCGGCCTGGGAGCCGCCACGGCCGGCGCCACCACCCTGGCCACGGACATGACCGTGGATAACGGCTTCAGCCTGTATGTCAGCACCGACCCCAACGCCCTGGGCACCCTGGTCGGCTCGGGCGACAGCTGGCCGACCACGTACTCCTTCTCGGCCATCCCCCTCACAGCGGGCGTCACCAACTATATCCACGTGGTGGGCGTTGACTGGGGCGGCATTGCCGGCTTCATCGGCGACTTCACCCTCTCCGACGCCGGCTTCTCCTTTGCCAACGGCACGCAGCATCTCGCCACCGACACCAGCAACTGGACGGTCTACACCGATGGCTTCGGCGGCACCGCCGGCACCCTGACCGTGGCCAACGGCACCAATGGCGTCGGCCCCTGGGGGTGGCGCAACGACATCGACGCCAACGCCGCCTGGATCTGGACCAACCACGGTTACGACGTCAACACCACCCGGTATTTCGCGACCGCCCTCCAGCCGGTGCCGGTCCCGGCCTCCCTCCTCCTTCTCGGCTCCGGCCTCGCCGGCCTGCTGGGACTCCGGCGCCGCCAGGCCAGCACCTGACCCACCACCCACTGCCCGCTCCACGACCAAGGGGCAGCCGCGCCAGCCAAGGCGCCGCTGCCCCTCGTCTTTGGCACCTGCGCGACCTCAAGACTGCTGCAGCCGGCGTCCGGACTGCCCCCTGGCGTGAGGACGGCCACTGGCCGCGACCCGGGGGGATGACGCCAGCGTAACCCTCAGCCGAACAGCTCCTCCAGGGAAGTGGCGGTCAGGATCCGGGCGCTCCATTCCGCCAGATCCTCCGGGCCGGCGGAGTGGAGCCGCTGCCGCACCGCATCCGTGGCCGGGCCGAACTTCAGCTCGACCATCCGGAGAAGGAGAGCGACCTCCCCTTCCCGCCGGCCTTCCTGGCGGCCCTCCTGGCGGCCTTCCAGGCGGCCCTTTTCCAACCCCTGCCGTTCCCACTCCTTTGTCCATTCCTTGACGCGCTCGGCCAGCATGCTCTTCACCTCCGCAAGATCCTCGACTTCCGGGATGGTGGTCCCCGGCAGGCGGCCTGGCAACAGGACCCGTCTCATCCAGACCGTGAAGGCCCGGCGGATCCTGGCCTGTTCCGGGGCAGCCAACCAGGCGATCAGGTGCTCCAGCACCCCGCGGATATCCTCCGGGGTGCGGCTGTTCTCGAGACGGAACAGGGCCGCCACCAGGTTGCGCAACGGCGCCAGATCCGCCTCACTGTAGCGCCCCTCGTCCAAGAGCAGGTAGCGCACCTCGGGACGATAGGCCGCCAGGCCACCGGGAACCTCGGTGATGAGGTCCTGGATGCTGGTAGCCGCGGACCAGCGGGGGTCACCGTTGTAGAGCACCACCGGCAGCACCGGCGGCAGGAGACCCGCGGTGGTCAGCCAGCCCTGGCGGATGATGTCCTGATACAGGAGGGCCAGGTAGGCCATGATCCGCACGGCCATGAACCGGTCCACCGACGACTGGAACTCGATGAGGAGATACACAAACAGCCACCCTTTGCCCCAGCGCAGCCGCCAGATGAGGTCATCCTCCCGCTGCCGCAGATCGTCGGTGACGTAGCTGCCGCTGACCCGTTCCAGGGTGGAAAAATCAAGCTGCGACACCCACTCCTCGCGAACGAAGCCCCGCAGGAGGTCGGCGATCATCTCCGGGTGCGAAAAAAGATGCTTGTAGCCGCCATCGTGCTCCATGCCCTGAACATGCCGGCAATGGCCGGGGATTGCAACAGGAAAGGGCCAGCCGGCCGCGGGCGTCTTTCCAGCTGGAGGAAGGGCCGCTGAGGCTTCTTCTTGCCCGGGGAGCTGCTGCGCAATCAGGATGGGTGCGGTGGTCGCAGCAGCTCCGGCATCACTCTCACCGCTCTCGGCGACCAGGGCTTGAGGCTCCTGGTCCGGCCCCAGCTCTAACCCCGCTCCTCACGCCGGCTGCATGAGGTCCCGGCCTCCCGGATGGACTGACCGTCCGGGAGTTCGGGGTCGTTCTGAGGATGGCCGCAAGCGGGAGGCAGGACGAAAACGATCCGTACCGGATCGACGGCAGGCTGCCACACCGCACCGGGACAGCCCGGTACGGTGTGGCTTGACCCAGAAATGAAGCCCAGGGGGATGACGCCGGCCTAACCCTCAGCCGAACAGCTCCTCCAGGGAAGTGGCGGTCAGGATCCGGGCGCTCCATTCCGCCAGATCCTCCGGGCCGGCGGAGTGGAGCCGCTGCCGCACCGCATCCGTGGTGGGGCCGAACTTCAGCTCGACCATCCGGAGGAGGAGGGCGGCCTCCCCTTCCCGCCGGCCTTCCTGACGGCCTTCCTGACGGCCCTCCAGACGGCCCTCCAGACGGCCTTCCTGACGGCCTTCCTGACGGCCCTCAAGACGGCCCTTTTCCAGCCCCTGCCGTTCCCACTCCTTTGTCCATTCCTTGACGCGCTCGGCAAGCATGCTCTTCACCTCCGCAAGATCCTCGACTTCCGGGATGATGGTCCCCGGCAGGCGGCCGGGCAACAGGACCCGTCTCATCCAGACCGTGAAGGCCCGGCGGATCCTGGCCTGTTCCGGGGCAGCCAACCAGGCGATCAGGTGCTCCAGCACCCCGCGGATATCCTCCGGGGTGCGGCTGTTCTCGANNNNNNNNNNNNNNNNNNNNNNNNNNNNNNNNNNNNNNNNNNNNNNNNNNNNNNNNNNNNNNNNNNNNNNNNNNNNNNNNNNNNNNNNNNNNNNNNNNNNGGCAACAGGACCCGTCTCATCCAGACCGTGAAGGCCCGGCGGATCCTGGCCTGTTCCGGGGCAGCCAACCAGGCGATCAGGTGCTCCAGCACCCCGCGGATATCCTCCGGGGTGCGGCTGTTCTCGAGACGGAACAGGGCCGCCACCAGGTTGCGCAACGGCGCCAGATCCGCCTCACTGTAGCGCCCCTCGTCCAAGAGCAGGTAGCGCACCTCGGGACGATAGGCCGCCAGGCCACCGGGAACCTCGGTGATGAGGTCCTGGATGCTGGTAGCCGCGGACCAGCGGGGGTCACCGTTGTAGAGCACCACCGGCAGCACCGGCGGCAGGAGACCCGCGGTGGTCAGCCAGCCCTGGCGGATGATGTCCTGATACAGGAGGGCCAGGTAGGCCATGATCCGCACGGCCATGAACCGGTCCACCGACGACTGGAACTCGATGAGGAGATACACAAACAGCCACCCTTTGCCCCAGCGCAGCCGCCAGATGAGGTCATCCTCCCGCTGCCGCAGATCGTCGGTGACGTAGCTGCCGCTGACCCGTTCCAGGGTGGAAAAATCAAGCTGCGACACCCACTCCTCGCGAACGAAGCCCCGCAGGAGGTCGGCGATCATCTCCGGGTGCGAAAAAAGATGCTTGTAGCCGCCATCGTGCTCCATGCCCTGAACATGCCGGCAATGGCCGGGGATTGCAACAGGAAAGGGCCAGCCGGCCGCGGGCGTCTTTCCAGCTGGAGGAAGGGCCGCTGAGGCTTCTTCTTGCCCGGGGAGCTGCTGCGCAATCAGGATGGGTGCGGTGGTCGCAGCAGCTCCGGCATCACTCCCATCGCTTTTCGGTAGTCAGGGATTGAGGCTGCCCGTCCGGGAGGCCGGTGTTGCTCTGGGGCCGCCTCTAGCGAGCCAGGAGGGAGCTGATGGCCATGATCGTTCGGCTGGCCAGCCGGTGGGCGTAGCACAGGGGCAGCCAGAGCGACCGGCGGAGGGCATACTGCTGCCGCATGTAGGCGGGCGCGGGGAAGACCAGGGACCAGGCGTAGCGGAAGCGGCCGGCGCCATCCGGCACATTGTCCAACAGGGCCAGGCGCCGCTCCAGCCAGCCCCGATCGGCGAGCTGCGGCACGACACCACGACCCGCCGCGTGGAACAGGCGCCTCGCCGGCCAGGGCGGCGCAGCCAGCAGCTGCTCCTGCCCCGGCGCCAGGGCCGCCAAGGCCAGGGCCAGGGCGCCTACCGCCGGCCGATGACGGATGGCCAGAAAGCCCTGGCGCCACGCCGGCCGCTGCCAAGCCACCACCAGGTCCACCGCCCGCAGGAGGTAGAAGCCGCCACTCATGGCATGACGGAGCAGATGGGCAAGGAGGATGACCGGCTCGTCTGCCGGGGCCACCAGGGCCAGGCCAGGCACCTCCGGCCAGGGCTGGCGGTTGGCCCAGATCGCCTGCTCTCGGCGCTCCGACAGAAGGCTCCGCTCCCAGTCCAGGCGCGGCAGCAGGTCCAGCTTGAGGCGATAGGCCGGCAGCCACAGGGGCGACAGGTGTCCCAGATCGCGCTGGCAGCGGGCCGGGTCCATCCGGGCGCTCACCTCGCCCTCGACCAGGGACAGGGCGGGCGCGGCCGGCACCGCGGGCACGGCCAGACCCCTCTGGACCAGCCTCTGCCACAGGGCGAAAGCCCCCGGCCCCGGGACCCAGAGATCGAGGTCGTTCATGGGGCGCAAGGCCGGATCCTCGTACAGCCGGGCGATCAAAGACGCCCCTTTGAGGAGCACCGCTTCCTGGCCGTGCTCGGCCAGGAGCGGGCCCAGCGCCCCCAGGGCTTGCCGCAGCTGACGGTTGCGGGCGCCGCTGGCCATGTAGGCCAGGGCCAGGCGCTGCCGGCCGGCCTCGTCAAGGGGCACGGTGGCCTGCTGGAGCCGGTGGTGGAGAAGAGGGGCGACACCGTTGGCCAGGGCCAGGTCCACCAGGGCCGGCCCGTCGGCCACGGGCGGCACGCCGCCAGCCAAGAGGCGGCACAGGACGGCCTGGGTGGGGGACAGTTCCAAGGTCACGGCAGTCGCCATGGGGGAGAGGGGCAGACGCCGGGACACGCCGGCGGGCAGAGGATGCCCGCACAAGGTACCGGGCAGGGGGATTGGCGTCAACCGGCCCCGGCCGCCGTACCGTGCCCACCGGTCCCGGGCCCGCCATCCCGCCGCGCCTGGCCCGAAAATCGCTTTGCGCGGCCGGCCAAAGGGCGGTATTTTCTGGCCCACGTGGCGGATGCGCATTCTTGCGGGCGCCATACGATGGCCATGTCCCCCTGCCCTTCTCCCCTGCCCAGCTGACCGATCGGTACCCGCGGCCGCCCCTGGGGCGTGGTCACGGATCCTCCCCCTTCTTCAACTTGAGGCCAGATGGCCCGGGTGCCTGCGCCATGGCGGAGCGAATCGCGATTCTCATCCCGTGCTACAACGAGGAGCTGACGGTGCGGGCAGTGGTGCACGGCTTCCGGGCGGCCCTGCCCGGGGCGGCGATCCATGTCTTCGACAACGCCTCCACCGACCGTACCGCGGAAGAGGCCAGAGGCGCCGGTGCCCAGGTCCACCACGTGCCGGCCCGGGGCAAGGGCTGCGTGGTGCGGGCCATGTTCCGCTCGGTGGACGCGGACCTCTACGTCATGGTGGACGGCGACAACACCTACCCGCCGGAACGGGTGGCTGCCCTCCTGGAGCCGGTCCGGCGGGGCGAGGCCGACATGGTGGTGGGGGCGCGGCTGCAGCAGTACCACGAAGAGGCCTTCCGCCGCCTGCATGTCTCCGGCAACCGGCTGGTGGTGGGCCTCATCAACGTCCTCTTCCGGGCCCGGCTTACTGACGCCCTGTCCGGCTACCGGGCCTTCTCCCGCCGGTTCGTCAAGACCATGCCGGTCTTAAGCCGGGGCTTCGAGATCGAAACCGAGATGACCCTCCATGCCCTGGAGCAGGGCCTGGCCATCCAGGAGGTGCCGGTGCCCTACGGCAGCCGGCCGGCGGGCAGCCATTCCAAGCTCAACACTTACCGGGACGGTCTCCTCCTCCTCAAGACCATCGTCTCCATCTTCAAGGACTACCGGCCGCTCCTGTTCTTCAGCCTGGCCGGCCTGGCCTGCCTGACCCTGGGCCTGGGCTTCGGCGCCATCGTCATCAGCGAGTTCATGGCGACAGGAAAGGTCTTCCACCCGTCCACCGCGGTCCTTGCCGCCTCCCTCTTCATCATCGGCCTCCTGTCGCTCACCACCGGCCTCATCCTGGATACGGTCAACCGGCGCAACCGGGAGCAGTTCGTGCTCCTGGCCGACCATGTGCTGGCCGCCCAGGAGGCCCACGGCCAGGAGCGGCGGCGGCCGAGCGTCCGTCCGTAGCAGAAGACGGTCCGGGCTGCATGCCGCTGGCCATGACTTCCCGCACCACCAGCCTGCCGGCCAGCTTTCTCATCCGGGCGGCCGGCCTGGGCATCCTCGCCGGCGGGCTGGCCGCCCTGGCCCTGGGCCAGGATGCCAACTGGGATCTCCGGAACTACCATTACTACAACCCGTACGCCTGGCTGCACGGCCGGCTGGGGTACGACATCGCCCCGGCCCAGGTGGCGACCTACTACAACCCCCTGTTGCATCTGCCCTTCTACCTGGTGGTGGAGGCGCTGCCTCCCCGGCTGGTGGGCTTTCTTCTGGGAGCGCTCCAGGGGCTGTGCCTGGTGCCGCTGGCCGCCATCAGCCTCCTGCTGTTGCCGCCGGAGCCCCAAGAGCGGCAGCAGCGGCTGGCCCTTGTTCTGGGGCTCATCGGCCTGGCGGGCGCCGGCTCGGTCTCCGAGCTGGGCACCAGCTTCGGCGACGGCATCCTTGCCCTCCCCATCCTGGCCAGCCTCTGGCTCCTCCTCCGGCAGCAGCCGCTGCTGGCCACCCCGGGCTGCGGCCGCGGTCTGCTGCTCGCCCTTGCCGCCGGCCTCCTGACCGGCCTCACCGCGGGCCTCAAGCAGCCGGCCGCCGTGTATGCCGTCGGCCTGTGCCTGGCCTGCCTGGCCCTGGCCGCGCCGTGGTCCAGACGAATCCTGGTCGCCCTCGTCTTCGGCCTGGGGGTTCTTGCCGGCATCGCCCTGACCGGTGGCTGGTGGCTCCTCACCATGTGGCAGGAGTATGGCAACCCGTTGTTTCCGTACTTCAACCACCTCTTCCGCTCCGAGATGGCGGCCATCGCCGACTACCGGGATTCCCGCTTCCTGCCCCAGGGGCTTGGCGAGGCCTTCTTCTTCCCCCTGTTCTTCCTGGCCGCGCCCGAGGAGACCGCCGAGGTGGCCTTCCGGGATGGCCGCCTGCCCATGGCAGCGCTGCTCTTCATCCTGGTGCTCCTGACCCGCCGGCGGCGGCCGGTGCCGGCGGCGGCGACCCGGGAGGGCTGCAGGCAGGGCCTGTTCCTGGTCTTCGTCCTGGGCTCCTACCTGGCCTGGCTCAAGCTCTTCGCCATCTACCGCTACCTCCTGGTGCTGGAGATCCTGGCACCGGTGGCCATCTGGCTGCTGGTCGCCCGCCTCCTGCCGGAGCCGGCGCCGGCCCGCCGCTGGGGGACGATCTGCCTGGGGGTGGTGCTCTTAGTCACCCGCCCCGCCGATTGGGGCCGGGAGCCCTGGCGGCCGGACTTCTTCGGGGTGCAGGTGCCGGCACTGGACGACCCGGCGCACACCGTGGTGCTCATGGCCGGCGTCGACCCCATGAGCTACCTCATCCCGTTCTTCCCGGCGCCGGTCCGGTTCCTGCGCATCCAAAGCTACTTCACCGGGCCTTCCGCCACCCCCAACGGCACCGACCGGCTCCTGGCCCGACTGGTCGCCGGCCATAGAGGGCCGGCCTATGTCCTGTATCGCTCCTATGAAGGAAAGGCCGCCGGCACCGCCCTGGCCGCCTATGGCCTGGCGGCGGACCTGGCCGCTTGCCAGAAGCTGCGGCCCGGCATCGAGAGCCGGCTGCCCGACCCGCTCCTGTTCTGCCCGGTGGCCCCCATCCCTGAAGCCGACAAGCCATGACCACCCTGCCCGAAAACGCCTTTGTGTTTCTCGACCCCCGAGGCAAGCGCTGGCCGCGCCTGCGCCTCGTGCTGGTGGTATCGAGCCTCCTGGTCCTCTTGGCAGCCGTGCTTTTTGTCCGCACCCTGTTCATCACCCCGGCGTTGGCCCTGCCCAGGACGGTCCTGGAGATGAAGGCCCGGCTCCATATGCTGGCGGAGTCGGCCCTCCCTCCTGCCAGCCCGCCGCTGTGGCTGCGCTTTACCAAGCCCGGCAGCAAGGCCGTTTCCGCCGGCCAGCCGGATGGCGACGACACCGCGCCAGTACGACTGGCCTTTGTGGTGGACTGGGACCAGGCCAGCCTGGCGTCCGCGGCCGCTCACGCCGGAGAGATCACCCACCTGTGCCCGGAGTATCTGTCCCTGGGGGACGGCGAGGGCCGGATCCTGCAGGAGCCGCGGCCCCGGGTCCTGGATCTGGCGCAGGACCGGGAGCTGGCGGTGCTGCCGCTTCTCACCAACCTCCTGGGAAATGCCTGGCAGCCGGAGGCAGTAGAAGGCCTGGCCGCAGGCCCGGTGGCCGCGCAGGAGCGGTTCGTCGCCGACCTTGCGGAACGGCTGCAGGAGATCGCTGCCGCCGGGGTGCTGGTGGAATGGGGCCAACTGGATCCGGCGTACCGGGCCGCCATCACCGGGCTCCTGGCCCGCATGGCCCAGGGCCTGCACGAAGAGGGCCTGGAGCTGTGGCTGAACGTGCCGGTGGGTCTGGAGCTCAAGGCTTTGGATCTGGAGGCCCTGGCTCCGGTGGTGGACCGCTTCGTGGCCAGGCTCCATGACGAGAACGGCGAGGAGGACCTGGCCGGTCCCATCGCCTCCCGGGCCTGGCTCGAAGGCTGGCTGGACACCCTTCTGGGATACGGCCGCCCCGGCCAGTGGGTGATCGCTCTGGGCGCCTATGGCTATGACTGGATCGATGGCCAGGCCCGACCCGAGCCCCTCAGCTTTGCCGAGGTGATGACCCGGGCCGGACGGGCCGGGGTGGTGGGCTGCGACTCCGATGACGCCTCCGGCACCCCGCACTTCTCCTACGACGACTCCGGCGTCTCCCACACCGTCTGGTTCCTGGACGCCGCCACCATGCTGAGCCAGGCCCGCGCCGCCCTGGCCCGCCAGGTGGGCGGGCTGGCCATCACCCGCCTCGGCACCGAGGATCCGGGGATATGGCCGGCCCTGGGCCTGGCGGCCCGCTCCGCGCTGGCGCCAGAGGACCTGGCAGGTCTGGCCGACCTCACGGCGGACGGGCCGGTGGCCCATTTGGGCAGCGGGGAATTCCTGCGTCTGGAGGAAAATCCGGCCAACGGCCGGCGGGCGCTGAGCCTGGCTGCGGACGGCTGGGTGATCGCCCACTACCAGCGCTTCCCCAGCTACCGCACCGTGCTGCACCAGGGACAGGGCAGGCCCGATGAGGTGGCGATAAGCTTCGACGACGGCCCCGATCCCCGGTACACCCCCGCCATCCTGGACCTCCTGGCAGCCCGGGGGGTGAAGGCGGCCTTCTTCCTTCTCGGCAACAAGATGGAGGAGCACCCGGAGCTGGTGCGGCGCATCGTGGCGGAAGGCCATGAGGTGGGCCTGCACACTTACAGCCACCCCGACCTGGCCGAGGTCTCCGGCGAGCGGGCGGAGCTGGAGCTGAACGCCAGCCAGCGTCTCCTGGAGAGCCTCACCGGCCGCAGCACCATCCTGTTCCGGCCGCCGTATCATGCCGCCCCCCGGCCGATGACCGGGACCGAGCTGGCGCCGATCCGCCTGGCCCAGGCCCTGGGGTACCTGACCGTGATGAGCAGCATCGACACCGAAGACTGGACTAGACCCGGTGTCGAGGCCATGGTCACGGCCGTGAAACGGCAGCGAGGCTGGGGACAGATCATTCTCCTCCACGATGCCGGCGGCGACCGCGAGCAGACCGTGGCGGCCCTGCCGGCCATCCTGGACTATCTCCAGGAACGGGGCGACCGGGTGGTGTCCCTGGCCACCCTCCTGGGGCAGCCCGCCGCCACCGTCATGCCGCCGGTGCCGGCGGGCGAAGACCTCTTGGCCCGACTGGTCACCGGCACCGGCTTTGCGGTGCTGCGGCTGGCCGGCGAGCTGTTCTGGGCCTTCATGGTGGTGGCGACCGGTCTGGTGGTGCTGCGTACTGGCATCGTCTGTGCCCTGGCAGTACGCCACTGGCGGCGCCAGCGGGCCGCCCCCCCGCCGCCGTCCGCCTTCCAGCCGCCGGTCTCGGTGCTCATGGCCGCCTACAACGAGGAGAAGGTCATCGGCCGCACCCTGGCGGCGCTTCTGGCCACCGACTACCCGGGAGACCTGGAGGTGATCGTGGTGGATGACGGCTCCGGGGACCGCACCGGGGAGGTGGTGCAGGAATGGCAGCAACGGGATCCCCGGATCCGCCTCCTGACCCAGTCCAACCAGGGCAAGGCCCGGGCCCTGCGCCACGGCCTGGCCGCCGCTCGGCATGAGATCGTCGTCACCCTGGATGCCGACACCCAGTTCGCGGCCCAGACCATCCGCCAGCTGGTGCAGCCCTTGGCCGATGCGCGGGTGGCCGCCGTGTCCGGACACGCCCGGGTGGGCAATCCCACGAGCTTCATCAGCCGCTGCCA
Protein-coding regions in this window:
- a CDS encoding Rpn family recombination-promoting nuclease/putative transposase, which translates into the protein MEHDGGYKHLFSHPEMIADLLRGFVREEWVSQLDFSTLERVSGSYVTDDLRQREDDLIWRLRWGKGWLFVYLLIEFQSSVDRFMAVRIMAYLALLYQDIIRQGWLTTAGLLPPVLPVVLYNGDPRWSAATSIQDLITEVPGGLAAYRPEVRYLLLDEGRYSEADLAPLRNLVAALFRLENSRTPEDIRGVLEHLIAWLAAPEQARIRRAFTVWMRRVLLPGRLPGTTIPEVEDLAEVKSMLAERVKEWTKEWERQGLEKGRLEGRQEGRQEGRREGEVALLLRMVELKFGPATDAVRQRLHSAGPEDLAEWSARILTATSLEELFG
- a CDS encoding glycosyltransferase, whose amino-acid sequence is MAERIAILIPCYNEELTVRAVVHGFRAALPGAAIHVFDNASTDRTAEEARGAGAQVHHVPARGKGCVVRAMFRSVDADLYVMVDGDNTYPPERVAALLEPVRRGEADMVVGARLQQYHEEAFRRLHVSGNRLVVGLINVLFRARLTDALSGYRAFSRRFVKTMPVLSRGFEIETEMTLHALEQGLAIQEVPVPYGSRPAGSHSKLNTYRDGLLLLKTIVSIFKDYRPLLFFSLAGLACLTLGLGFGAIVISEFMATGKVFHPSTAVLAASLFIIGLLSLTTGLILDTVNRRNREQFVLLADHVLAAQEAHGQERRRPSVRP
- a CDS encoding transposase — its product is ENSRTPEDIRGVLEHLIAWLAAPEQARIRRAFTVWMRRVLLPGRLPGTIIPEVEDLAEVKSMLAERVKEWTKEWERQGLEKGRLEGRQEGRQEGRLEGRLEGRQEGRQEGRREGEAALLLRMVELKFGPTTDAVRQRLHSAGPEDLAEWSARILTATSLEELFG
- a CDS encoding ATP-binding protein, whose translation is MDPRFLPHNSHRDGLAAFGDRDPQLRSLASLRLVHHSPLIRELPRRTPGIYSLGGGRQVGKTTVLKQWMAALLREGVPPASIVFLTGEIIDDHHTLVHILAGELAAMPGPLNFVVLDEVTYIRGWDRAIKYLADSGALERTVLILTGSDLGFLRDLRVTLPGRRGPAATPDFHLYPLSFLEALRLDGLPPDPDALLPPEAEPDATVMGLLFAQFERYLIHGGYLTAMNDLASAGEIRPATLATYHEWVRGDMLKRGKREAYLREILGAIVHRYGTQVSWNALAQDLSIDHPRTVADYVEALATMDAVFIQPAILEDKLVAAPKKPKKIVFTDPFIFHAIRTWLTPTLAPYHDQILPAGADPHWCGRLAEACVATHLRRSFPTYHLKAEGEVDMAVVRDGRLCPIEVKWTGQIRPKDLRQIRKYPNGVIWGRVLQRRDLQGTPVLPLPLALARLG
- a CDS encoding nucleotidyltransferase family protein; this encodes MTLELSPTQAVLCRLLAGGVPPVADGPALVDLALANGVAPLLHHRLQQATVPLDEAGRQRLALAYMASGARNRQLRQALGALGPLLAEHGQEAVLLKGASLIARLYEDPALRPMNDLDLWVPGPGAFALWQRLVQRGLAVPAVPAAPALSLVEGEVSARMDPARCQRDLGHLSPLWLPAYRLKLDLLPRLDWERSLLSERREQAIWANRQPWPEVPGLALVAPADEPVILLAHLLRHAMSGGFYLLRAVDLVVAWQRPAWRQGFLAIRHRPAVGALALALAALAPGQEQLLAAPPWPARRLFHAAGRGVVPQLADRGWLERRLALLDNVPDGAGRFRYAWSLVFPAPAYMRQQYALRRSLWLPLCYAHRLASRTIMAISSLLAR
- a CDS encoding glycosyltransferase, whose translation is MTTLPENAFVFLDPRGKRWPRLRLVLVVSSLLVLLAAVLFVRTLFITPALALPRTVLEMKARLHMLAESALPPASPPLWLRFTKPGSKAVSAGQPDGDDTAPVRLAFVVDWDQASLASAAAHAGEITHLCPEYLSLGDGEGRILQEPRPRVLDLAQDRELAVLPLLTNLLGNAWQPEAVEGLAAGPVAAQERFVADLAERLQEIAAAGVLVEWGQLDPAYRAAITGLLARMAQGLHEEGLELWLNVPVGLELKALDLEALAPVVDRFVARLHDENGEEDLAGPIASRAWLEGWLDTLLGYGRPGQWVIALGAYGYDWIDGQARPEPLSFAEVMTRAGRAGVVGCDSDDASGTPHFSYDDSGVSHTVWFLDAATMLSQARAALARQVGGLAITRLGTEDPGIWPALGLAARSALAPEDLAGLADLTADGPVAHLGSGEFLRLEENPANGRRALSLAADGWVIAHYQRFPSYRTVLHQGQGRPDEVAISFDDGPDPRYTPAILDLLAARGVKAAFFLLGNKMEEHPELVRRIVAEGHEVGLHTYSHPDLAEVSGERAELELNASQRLLESLTGRSTILFRPPYHAAPRPMTGTELAPIRLAQALGYLTVMSSIDTEDWTRPGVEAMVTAVKRQRGWGQIILLHDAGGDREQTVAALPAILDYLQERGDRVVSLATLLGQPAATVMPPVPAGEDLLARLVTGTGFAVLRLAGELFWAFMVVATGLVVLRTGIVCALAVRHWRRQRAAPPPPSAFQPPVSVLMAAYNEEKVIGRTLAALLATDYPGDLEVIVVDDGSGDRTGEVVQEWQQRDPRIRLLTQSNQGKARALRHGLAAARHEIVVTLDADTQFAAQTIRQLVQPLADARVAAVSGHARVGNPTSFISRCQDLEYLCGFNLDRRAFQEWNCVTVVPGAVGALRRAAVLAAGGISPDTLAEDTDLTLTLHRHGQRIAYVPEALAWTEAPLAIGALACQRFRWAFGVLQCLWKHRDLVFHPRAGALGWFALPGIWFFQILLVAVGPVADVLLLGCLLTGAGGSIYLYFLVFLAMDLILAALACFLEGEPLARAWRMVPMRLVYRPLLAWVVWRAVLRAVQGVWVGGGKLERTATVTARA
- a CDS encoding PEP-CTERM sorting domain-containing protein, encoding MRKKSTLAAVAVCGALLGLGAATAGATTLATDMTVDNGFSLYVSTDPNALGTLVGSGDSWPTTYSFSAIPLTAGVTNYIHVVGVDWGGIAGFIGDFTLSDAGFSFANGTQHLATDTSNWTVYTDGFGGTAGTLTVANGTNGVGPWGWRNDIDANAAWIWTNHGYDVNTTRYFATALQPVPVPASLLLLGSGLAGLLGLRRRQAST
- a CDS encoding Rpn family recombination-promoting nuclease/putative transposase, with translation MEHDGGYKHLFSHPEMIADLLRGFVREEWVSQLDFSTLERVSGSYVTDDLRQREDDLIWRLRWGKGWLFVYLLIEFQSSVDRFMAVRIMAYLALLYQDIIRQGWLTTAGLLPPVLPVVLYNGDPRWSAATSIQDLITEVPGGLAAYRPEVRYLLLDEGRYSEADLAPLRNLVAALFRLENSRTPEDIRGVLEHLIAWLAAPEQARIRRAFTVWMRRVLLP